Proteins from a genomic interval of Alteromonas macleodii ATCC 27126:
- a CDS encoding adenylosuccinate synthase yields MAKNVVVLGTQWGDEGKGKVVDLLTDRAKYVVRYQGGHNAGHTLVIDGEKTVLHLIPSGILRDNVTCIIGNGVVLSPDALMKEMTMLEERGVPVRERLKISEACPLILPYHIALDVAREKARGAKAIGTTGRGIGPAYEDKVARRGLRVGDLFNAEDFAAKLKEVLDVHNFTLTQYYGEEAVDFDETLKGAMEVADILKAMVVDVTDELDKAHNAGLPIMFEGAQGTLLDIDHGTYPYVTSSNTTVGGVATGAGFGPLKLDYVLGIVKAYTTRVGSGPFPTELECEVGQHLGVKGHEFGATTGRKRRTGWFDAVAMKRAVQINSITGFCLTKLDVLDGLESLQICVGYKDADGNVKDVPPMAADGYEKVTPVYEEMPGWTDNTFGVTEFEALPQAAKNYIKRLEELTGVPVDIVSTGPDRNETIVLRSPYDA; encoded by the coding sequence ATGGCAAAGAACGTTGTGGTACTCGGCACTCAATGGGGTGACGAGGGTAAAGGCAAGGTCGTAGACCTACTCACTGATCGCGCAAAATATGTTGTTCGTTACCAAGGCGGACACAATGCAGGTCACACTCTAGTAATCGACGGTGAAAAAACCGTACTTCACTTAATCCCATCAGGCATCCTACGCGATAATGTTACCTGTATTATTGGTAACGGTGTTGTGCTAAGCCCTGACGCACTAATGAAAGAAATGACTATGCTTGAAGAGCGTGGCGTTCCAGTGCGCGAGCGATTAAAGATTAGTGAAGCTTGTCCGCTTATTCTTCCTTATCACATTGCACTAGACGTAGCGCGCGAAAAAGCCCGCGGCGCAAAAGCAATTGGTACAACGGGTCGTGGTATCGGTCCAGCGTATGAAGATAAAGTAGCCCGTCGTGGATTACGCGTTGGCGACTTGTTTAATGCAGAAGACTTCGCAGCAAAGCTGAAAGAAGTGCTAGACGTGCATAACTTCACGCTTACGCAGTACTATGGCGAAGAAGCAGTAGACTTTGATGAAACCTTAAAAGGTGCAATGGAAGTTGCTGACATTCTTAAAGCAATGGTTGTTGATGTAACTGACGAACTAGACAAAGCACACAATGCTGGCTTGCCTATTATGTTTGAAGGTGCACAAGGTACACTTCTAGACATCGATCACGGTACTTATCCTTATGTTACGTCGTCAAACACTACCGTTGGTGGTGTAGCAACGGGTGCTGGCTTTGGCCCACTTAAGCTAGATTACGTACTGGGTATTGTTAAAGCATACACTACGCGTGTAGGCTCAGGTCCTTTCCCTACTGAACTAGAATGTGAAGTAGGCCAACACTTAGGTGTTAAAGGTCACGAGTTTGGCGCAACTACAGGCCGTAAGCGCCGTACAGGTTGGTTCGATGCAGTTGCGATGAAACGCGCAGTACAAATTAACTCTATTACAGGTTTCTGCTTAACCAAGCTTGACGTACTAGACGGTCTTGAAAGCCTTCAAATTTGTGTAGGCTACAAAGATGCAGACGGTAACGTGAAAGACGTTCCACCTATGGCGGCTGACGGTTACGAAAAAGTAACCCCAGTTTATGAAGAAATGCCGGGCTGGACAGACAACACCTTTGGTGTAACTGAGTTTGAAGCGCTTCCACAAGCAGCGAAAAACTACATTAAGCGTCTTGAAGAGCTAACAGGTGTGCCGGTTGATATCGTTTCAACAGGCCCTGACAGAAACGAAACTATCGTTTTACGCAGCCCATACGACGCGTAA
- a CDS encoding aldehyde dehydrogenase family protein, giving the protein MPNRPSLHAVETGVCFVDVVHKLNDSFDTGKTQSLEWRKSQLKALETLLKDNQHDILQALKNDLGKCKTEAMVAEQGFLLSDIKHTLKHLDKWAKPRKVSTPMVAWPGKSFRKPEPLGTVLIIGAWNYPLQLLLAPYIAAIAAGNCAVLKPSELAEETSSLVAKLIPQYMDNSCVAVIEGGKDEATALLACKWDHIFYTGGEVVGKIVMSAAAKHLTPVTLELGGKSPCFVDKNTNLAVTARRLVWGKWMNAGQTCIAPDYVIVEKGFEQKLIDAVKKELKKQYGKAPLSSRDYGNIVNHRHLKRLESYLENVNVVYGGELDESRPAMAPTLVLEPSLDSPLMKEEIFGPILPIITVDNMEAGIKFVNSRPKPLALYAFSDKDDVLDNIISKTSSGSVCTNDTMLFMTNPELPFGGVGNSGMGSYHGQAGFDTFSHIKTVMKRSFALDVFFRYAPFSKFKLSLLKKFL; this is encoded by the coding sequence ATGCCAAATAGACCTTCTCTTCACGCAGTGGAAACTGGCGTGTGTTTCGTTGACGTTGTTCACAAGCTTAACGACAGTTTCGATACAGGGAAAACCCAGTCCTTGGAGTGGCGTAAAAGCCAGTTAAAAGCATTAGAAACTTTACTGAAAGACAACCAGCACGACATTTTGCAGGCCCTTAAAAATGACCTGGGCAAATGTAAGACCGAAGCCATGGTAGCGGAACAAGGGTTTCTGCTTTCTGATATCAAGCATACGCTTAAGCATTTGGATAAATGGGCAAAGCCACGCAAAGTATCAACGCCCATGGTGGCATGGCCAGGTAAGAGCTTTCGCAAGCCTGAGCCACTTGGCACTGTGCTTATTATCGGAGCGTGGAATTATCCGCTTCAGTTATTGCTTGCCCCTTATATCGCCGCTATTGCTGCGGGCAACTGTGCGGTATTGAAACCCTCTGAATTGGCTGAAGAAACCTCGTCGCTGGTGGCTAAGCTTATCCCCCAATATATGGATAATTCATGCGTTGCCGTAATAGAAGGCGGTAAAGATGAAGCGACGGCGCTACTTGCCTGCAAATGGGACCATATTTTTTACACCGGTGGTGAAGTGGTGGGCAAAATTGTCATGAGCGCCGCGGCCAAACATTTAACGCCAGTAACCCTTGAGCTTGGCGGTAAGAGTCCCTGTTTTGTTGATAAAAACACAAACCTTGCTGTCACCGCGCGCCGTTTAGTGTGGGGTAAATGGATGAATGCGGGCCAAACTTGTATTGCGCCTGACTATGTCATTGTTGAAAAGGGCTTTGAGCAAAAGCTTATTGATGCGGTTAAAAAAGAGCTGAAAAAGCAATACGGCAAAGCACCTTTATCGTCACGAGATTACGGCAATATTGTTAATCATCGTCACTTAAAGCGTCTTGAAAGTTACCTTGAAAACGTCAATGTGGTGTATGGCGGCGAGCTAGATGAATCTCGTCCAGCAATGGCGCCTACCCTTGTACTGGAGCCATCGCTAGATAGCCCGCTAATGAAAGAAGAGATCTTCGGCCCTATTCTACCTATTATCACTGTTGACAACATGGAGGCGGGCATTAAGTTTGTGAACAGCAGGCCTAAGCCACTCGCACTTTATGCATTTAGTGATAAGGACGATGTGCTTGATAATATTATCAGCAAAACCAGTTCAGGCAGTGTGTGTACTAACGACACTATGCTGTTTATGACTAACCCTGAGTTGCCGTTTGGTGGCGTAGGAAATAGCGGCATGGGTAGCTATCATGGCCAAGCAGGTTTTGATACATTCAGCCATATTAAAACGGTAATGAAACGTTCATTCGCCCTCGACGTGTTCTTTCGTTATGCACCGTTTTCTAAGTTTAAGCTGTCGTTGCTTAAGAAGTTTTTATAA
- a CDS encoding VOC family protein: MVQPFHLAIPVTNLTDAEAFYGELLGCEKGRSDTQWIDWNFFGHQLVTHCVEAMPSPPSHNGVDDHAVPVPHFGVVLTMDDWQALASKLEAADTEFVIAPYIRFKGKPGEQATMFFKDPFGNALEFKAFADISQLFAS, encoded by the coding sequence ATGGTTCAACCTTTTCATCTTGCCATTCCGGTCACTAATTTAACCGACGCAGAAGCGTTCTACGGTGAGTTGTTGGGTTGTGAAAAGGGCCGTAGTGACACCCAGTGGATAGATTGGAACTTCTTTGGCCATCAATTAGTGACCCACTGTGTAGAGGCTATGCCGTCGCCACCTTCACATAACGGGGTAGACGATCATGCTGTGCCGGTGCCGCACTTTGGCGTTGTGCTAACCATGGACGATTGGCAAGCACTGGCAAGTAAATTAGAGGCTGCCGATACCGAGTTTGTTATCGCACCTTACATTCGTTTTAAAGGTAAGCCGGGTGAACAAGCCACCATGTTTTTCAAAGACCCTTTCGGCAACGCGTTAGAGTTCAAAGCGTTCGCCGATATTTCTCAGCTTTTCGCTTCATAA
- a CDS encoding PepSY domain-containing protein, with protein sequence MMKFMRKAHNYLGLILFIQIGLWFLSGLVMAWLPIDEVRGNHLKHAVTTSWHNVTVTPSDILRHHSSAAVLSLTHRINEVDHADPNTLDAIPVYHVVDDNIAYRYSALTGEALQTMQESAIRKAAKGQYAGTGDIGETRLLSVLPQEVQNLSAPLWQVNFDDDLNSRFYIDPNTGSVLRVRTDTWRLFDFMWMLHIMDYKDRSNFNTPWLIAFSGSAFLFTLTGVALLYKRFKPKKKKR encoded by the coding sequence ATGATGAAATTTATGCGCAAAGCGCACAACTACCTGGGCTTAATACTGTTCATTCAAATTGGTCTATGGTTCTTAAGTGGTCTGGTTATGGCGTGGTTACCTATCGATGAAGTAAGAGGCAACCACTTAAAACACGCCGTCACTACGTCGTGGCACAACGTTACGGTTACCCCTTCAGACATTTTGCGCCACCACAGTAGCGCTGCCGTACTTTCACTTACTCACCGTATAAATGAAGTAGACCATGCTGACCCAAACACGCTTGATGCTATTCCTGTTTATCATGTCGTGGATGACAACATTGCCTATCGCTACAGCGCATTAACAGGTGAAGCTTTGCAAACCATGCAAGAAAGCGCTATTCGTAAAGCAGCAAAAGGGCAATACGCAGGTACTGGCGATATTGGTGAGACCCGGCTATTAAGCGTGTTGCCTCAAGAAGTGCAAAACCTGTCTGCGCCATTATGGCAGGTAAACTTCGATGACGACCTAAATTCGCGGTTTTATATCGACCCAAACACTGGCAGTGTTCTGCGCGTACGTACCGACACATGGCGGCTGTTTGATTTTATGTGGATGTTGCACATAATGGATTACAAGGACAGAAGTAACTTTAACACGCCGTGGTTAATTGCTTTTTCGGGCAGCGCCTTTTTGTTCACCCTTACAGGTGTTGCGCTTTTATATAAGCGCTTCAAACCAAAAAAGAAGAAGCGCTAG
- a CDS encoding NYN domain-containing protein: MNKALVLVDVQNVYYTCRQAYKRNFNYNQFWRELTYNLDIAHAFAYAIDRGDSKQREFQNILRAIGFEVKLKPFIQRADGSAKGDWDVGITVDALEHADDVDEIILVSGDGDFDILVNALKAKGKTVTVYGVPALTAESIQKVASKYVPIDATLLL, encoded by the coding sequence TTGAATAAAGCATTAGTGCTGGTAGACGTACAAAATGTGTATTACACCTGCCGTCAGGCGTACAAACGTAACTTTAATTACAACCAGTTTTGGCGTGAACTTACCTACAATTTAGACATAGCACATGCTTTTGCATACGCCATAGACAGGGGTGACAGCAAGCAACGTGAATTTCAAAACATTCTTCGTGCTATTGGGTTTGAAGTAAAGTTAAAGCCTTTCATTCAACGTGCTGACGGCTCGGCGAAAGGTGATTGGGATGTAGGTATAACAGTAGATGCACTTGAACACGCCGACGATGTTGATGAGATCATTTTGGTGTCGGGCGACGGCGATTTCGATATTCTTGTAAACGCCCTTAAAGCAAAAGGGAAAACCGTAACGGTGTACGGTGTTCCTGCATTAACGGCTGAAAGTATTCAAAAAGTGGCGTCTAAGTACGTGCCTATCGACGCCACGCTGTTGTTGTAG
- the ggt gene encoding gamma-glutamyltransferase: protein MKKRIANVGFISVIVAFISVVAACSHAPNPPVDSASNNTVGLSQQAVAMPDSYSADAAMQVLQEGGNAIDAAITAQFVLAVTLPEAGNVGGGGFMTIKFEDNTDFLDYREMAPENAHRDMYLDEQGDVKPYESLFGAKASGIPGTVAGMWAAHKKYGTLDWERLLAPAVDLAEQGFVVHEKLANNIDHYIERTKEAAINNNFSEYFAHAKAGTTFKQPELAKTLKAIQQQGKDGFYKGDVAKHIVDFMQQNGGLITYEDLLAYKAVWRKPLHLNWQGYELVTAPPPSSGGVAVAQWIGMLEAYDATHDLPAQNSTEYIHVMSEIGKRVFADRAEYMGDPDFVSVPVKALTDANYITQRAADIQPTSISDTPSVKPGLKESEDTTHFSIMDRWGNAVANTTTINLTFGSGVVVTGAGFLLNDEMDDFSAKPGVPNFFGAVGGEANAIEPYKRMLSSMTPTLVTKDDQVVLVTGSPGGTTIISSVTQSLLNALLYDMSAEEAVNSPRFHHQLLPKDTIRMHDGFTEATVNELKAMGYTIDNRRFGDVHLIKRTKEGVEAASEKSGRGKSLVQPY from the coding sequence ATGAAAAAGCGGATAGCTAACGTCGGGTTTATCTCGGTAATAGTGGCATTTATTTCAGTAGTGGCAGCATGTTCCCATGCGCCAAATCCCCCTGTTGATAGTGCTAGCAACAATACAGTAGGGCTTAGCCAACAGGCCGTTGCCATGCCTGACAGCTACAGTGCCGATGCTGCAATGCAGGTACTCCAAGAAGGTGGTAACGCAATTGACGCTGCTATTACGGCACAGTTTGTCTTGGCTGTTACTCTACCTGAGGCGGGCAACGTAGGCGGTGGCGGCTTTATGACAATAAAGTTTGAAGATAACACCGACTTTTTAGATTACCGTGAAATGGCACCTGAAAATGCGCATCGCGATATGTATCTTGACGAGCAAGGTGACGTAAAACCGTACGAGTCTTTGTTTGGGGCTAAAGCGTCTGGCATTCCTGGTACCGTTGCTGGTATGTGGGCCGCGCATAAAAAATACGGCACATTGGATTGGGAGCGTCTACTCGCACCAGCCGTTGATTTGGCCGAGCAAGGTTTTGTGGTTCACGAGAAGCTGGCCAATAACATTGATCACTATATTGAGCGTACCAAAGAAGCAGCTATCAATAACAACTTTAGCGAGTATTTTGCACACGCTAAAGCAGGCACTACCTTCAAACAGCCAGAGCTAGCGAAAACGCTTAAAGCTATTCAGCAACAGGGAAAGGATGGCTTTTATAAAGGCGATGTAGCAAAGCATATTGTTGATTTTATGCAGCAAAACGGCGGACTTATTACCTATGAAGACTTACTGGCTTACAAAGCAGTGTGGCGCAAACCTCTTCACCTAAACTGGCAAGGTTATGAGCTGGTGACCGCACCTCCTCCAAGCTCTGGTGGTGTTGCCGTTGCCCAGTGGATTGGCATGCTAGAAGCCTATGACGCAACGCACGACTTGCCAGCGCAAAACAGTACTGAATACATTCACGTTATGTCTGAAATAGGTAAGCGCGTGTTTGCCGACCGCGCTGAATACATGGGCGATCCTGACTTTGTTAGTGTTCCGGTAAAAGCGCTTACTGACGCTAACTATATTACTCAACGCGCAGCAGATATTCAGCCTACCAGTATTTCTGATACCCCAAGCGTTAAGCCTGGTTTAAAAGAAAGCGAAGATACAACACACTTCTCCATTATGGACAGATGGGGTAACGCGGTTGCCAATACAACGACCATCAACCTTACGTTTGGTAGCGGTGTTGTTGTGACTGGCGCTGGCTTTTTGTTGAATGATGAAATGGACGATTTTAGTGCTAAGCCTGGCGTGCCTAACTTCTTTGGCGCAGTGGGTGGTGAGGCGAATGCTATTGAACCTTACAAGCGCATGCTGTCTTCTATGACGCCAACGCTGGTCACTAAAGACGACCAAGTGGTACTGGTAACAGGCTCTCCTGGCGGCACTACCATTATTTCGTCAGTAACTCAGTCGCTATTGAATGCCCTGCTTTACGATATGAGCGCTGAAGAGGCCGTGAACTCACCACGTTTTCATCACCAGCTATTGCCCAAAGACACCATTCGTATGCACGACGGGTTTACAGAGGCAACGGTAAATGAGCTTAAAGCAATGGGCTATACCATAGATAACCGTCGCTTTGGTGATGTGCATTTAATTAAGCGTACTAAAGAGGGTGTAGAAGCCGCATCTGAAAAAAGCGGACGAGGTAAGAGCCTAGTACAACCATATTAG
- a CDS encoding Na+/H+ antiporter NhaC family protein, producing the protein MDWMSVIPPLVAIAVVFWKKEVILALALAVLCAEALILVNADIASSYMAPINAIERVVDTAASPGNTRVLIFSVLVGALLAFIRDSGGVTATVNFLVNKGVAKSRKQVGGLTMFTGIAVFIESNLSVLTAGIFARGLFDRFGMSRARLAYIIDSTSAPVCILILLNGWGAFILSLLDAYELPASSASILWGSVFFNFYAIFTLLIVAYTISADKVHGPMAEEEKALTHVEVNQTTEPATKARFMLVPLIIMVLSMVGFMFWTGNGVLSEGSGSKSVLYATALATAIAYGQLLIHKRFTHKEAVEIGFKGMGELLPLVTIVLLSLTLGNSLKVLGTGVFVAGIVGEYLPLVLIVPMLFIAGAIMSFTTGTSWGTFAILIPIGVPLIQSLGLPPSLVIGAILGGGIFGDHCSPISDTTAVSSLAAGTDVLTHVKTQFPYALFAGALTLIAYFVASLIMLG; encoded by the coding sequence ATGGATTGGATGTCAGTCATCCCCCCTCTTGTGGCTATTGCCGTCGTCTTTTGGAAAAAAGAAGTCATACTCGCATTAGCGCTGGCTGTTTTGTGCGCGGAAGCGTTAATTTTGGTAAATGCTGATATCGCTAGCAGCTATATGGCGCCCATTAATGCCATAGAGCGCGTGGTTGATACCGCCGCGAGTCCGGGCAATACACGGGTGCTTATTTTCTCTGTACTAGTGGGCGCGTTGCTCGCATTTATACGTGACTCTGGCGGAGTAACGGCAACGGTCAACTTTCTAGTAAACAAAGGGGTAGCGAAGAGTCGCAAACAAGTTGGCGGCTTGACCATGTTCACTGGCATCGCTGTATTCATAGAATCAAACTTAAGTGTGCTCACTGCCGGCATATTCGCCCGAGGTCTGTTTGACCGTTTCGGCATGAGCCGCGCGCGCTTAGCCTACATCATCGACTCCACCAGCGCGCCCGTTTGCATTTTGATTTTATTGAACGGCTGGGGGGCATTTATACTCAGCCTGCTCGATGCATACGAGCTACCAGCTTCGTCAGCCTCAATTTTATGGGGCAGCGTATTTTTTAACTTTTACGCTATCTTCACCTTACTTATTGTGGCCTACACTATTTCCGCTGACAAAGTGCACGGCCCCATGGCTGAGGAAGAAAAAGCACTCACGCATGTAGAGGTTAACCAAACTACGGAACCTGCCACCAAGGCACGTTTTATGTTGGTACCGCTAATAATAATGGTATTAAGCATGGTTGGCTTCATGTTCTGGACAGGTAATGGGGTATTGTCTGAAGGCAGCGGGAGCAAATCTGTACTTTACGCTACTGCTTTAGCCACTGCCATTGCCTATGGCCAGCTCTTAATCCACAAACGTTTTACCCACAAGGAAGCGGTAGAAATTGGTTTTAAAGGGATGGGTGAACTACTTCCTCTAGTAACCATAGTGTTACTGTCGTTAACCTTAGGCAATAGCCTTAAGGTGCTTGGAACGGGCGTGTTTGTCGCGGGCATAGTGGGAGAGTATCTTCCTTTAGTGCTTATTGTTCCCATGCTATTTATTGCCGGAGCGATCATGTCGTTTACCACAGGCACGTCATGGGGCACATTCGCCATCCTAATTCCTATTGGTGTGCCGTTGATTCAAAGTTTAGGGTTACCCCCTTCACTGGTCATTGGCGCTATTTTGGGGGGCGGCATATTTGGCGATCACTGTTCACCTATTTCCGACACTACTGCCGTATCTTCGCTAGCAGCAGGTACTGACGTATTAACGCACGTTAAAACTCAGTTTCCCTACGCACTATTTGCGGGCGCACTTACGCTTATTGCCTATTTTGTAGCAAGCTTGATCATGCTTGGTTAA
- a CDS encoding glycoside hydrolase family 3 N-terminal domain-containing protein, which produces MLFQQVICKKRASLMGLSAILSGILILLSASLFTASATAQSESANASNNPKPSADAETIRAVKNMLGQKIILDFRYFCEDNTPSSRCRTPMTVIPPSLLNVLSTHNIGGVILFSENIQNTEQLITLNYTMQQHMVKAGRQPLFIAVDQEGGRVARLPSDMLSPFAGNMAIGATFHQRGSAFAQSVASHIGQTLLPLGINTNFAPSVDVNSEPKNPVINVRSFSENPEQVAALGQTFVSAMQSTGVMSAIKHFPGHGDTHVDSHSGLPQVTHSKAQAMAGDILPFANIINSATPPAMVMSAHIQYPSLDDTTIIDKHGKSQIVPATLSKKILSNLLRNQLGYQGLIVTDALDMAGITQFFSHEEALVSAFSAGADIALMPFTIRNQDDIKKFALLLDNAANRMSESAFLKASHNRIIKAKQRFALQSFISKPMSWWLNEAKENASMNNPNSLKNRGIQIEKALSKSSVSVLFGKDELPITSNRWLALMPDAARCLAFEAALTRARSNFNNKTLQFACLPLTALPKTQLAMNLLKQADVLVVGNISPLHANYELGGVDLPEHVKRRASETEVMAFSKKIMVAAKAQNKTVVFAPLRMPYKAHDVKELADVAIATFSYAVNIIQQSDKENQHVTSYSLNALVDVILGSALAEGRSPVSLK; this is translated from the coding sequence TTGTTATTCCAGCAAGTTATTTGTAAAAAACGTGCTTCATTGATGGGCCTTAGCGCTATCTTGTCAGGCATACTCATTTTATTAAGTGCTTCACTGTTTACTGCTAGCGCAACCGCTCAATCTGAAAGTGCTAACGCTTCGAATAATCCTAAGCCCAGCGCTGATGCCGAAACAATTCGCGCTGTAAAAAACATGCTCGGGCAAAAAATCATTTTGGATTTTCGCTATTTCTGTGAAGACAATACGCCGTCTTCGCGCTGCCGTACGCCCATGACCGTAATTCCACCGTCACTTTTAAATGTGCTTAGTACGCACAACATCGGCGGTGTTATTTTGTTTTCAGAGAACATTCAAAATACCGAGCAGTTAATTACGCTCAATTACACCATGCAGCAGCATATGGTAAAAGCAGGTCGTCAGCCGTTATTTATTGCTGTCGATCAAGAAGGGGGCAGAGTAGCAAGGTTGCCTTCAGACATGCTCTCGCCGTTTGCGGGTAACATGGCCATTGGCGCCACTTTTCATCAGCGAGGCAGCGCATTTGCGCAAAGTGTGGCATCTCATATTGGCCAAACGCTTTTACCGCTGGGAATAAACACCAATTTTGCGCCGTCGGTTGATGTAAATAGCGAGCCGAAGAACCCCGTTATTAACGTACGCAGCTTTTCGGAAAATCCAGAGCAGGTAGCCGCACTCGGGCAGACATTTGTCAGTGCTATGCAAAGTACAGGTGTAATGAGCGCTATCAAACATTTTCCAGGCCATGGTGATACCCATGTAGATAGCCACAGTGGCCTGCCGCAAGTAACGCATAGCAAAGCGCAAGCTATGGCGGGTGACATCCTTCCTTTTGCGAATATCATTAATAGTGCAACGCCTCCTGCAATGGTAATGAGTGCACACATTCAGTACCCGTCTTTAGACGATACGACAATTATTGATAAGCATGGTAAGTCACAAATAGTTCCTGCTACTTTGTCGAAGAAGATACTAAGCAATTTGCTTCGCAACCAATTAGGATATCAAGGCCTTATCGTTACTGACGCGTTAGACATGGCAGGTATTACTCAGTTTTTCTCCCATGAAGAAGCATTAGTCAGTGCATTCAGCGCAGGTGCTGATATTGCGCTTATGCCGTTCACCATAAGAAACCAAGACGACATAAAAAAGTTCGCGTTACTTTTGGATAATGCAGCAAATCGAATGTCGGAAAGCGCTTTCTTGAAAGCGTCTCATAATCGTATTATTAAGGCAAAACAGCGCTTTGCTTTGCAAAGTTTTATTTCCAAGCCCATGTCATGGTGGCTCAATGAAGCGAAAGAAAATGCTTCAATGAATAACCCTAACAGTTTGAAAAACAGAGGAATTCAAATTGAGAAAGCGCTTTCTAAATCGTCAGTTTCTGTACTCTTCGGGAAGGATGAGTTGCCAATAACTTCAAATCGCTGGTTGGCGCTTATGCCAGACGCAGCAAGATGTTTAGCATTTGAAGCCGCGCTTACACGCGCACGTTCCAACTTCAACAATAAGACTCTGCAGTTTGCGTGTTTGCCGTTAACTGCGTTACCTAAAACCCAATTAGCAATGAATCTACTAAAACAAGCTGACGTGCTGGTGGTTGGTAATATTAGTCCGCTACATGCTAACTATGAATTAGGAGGAGTCGATTTACCTGAGCATGTGAAACGACGCGCAAGCGAGACTGAGGTGATGGCATTTAGCAAAAAAATAATGGTTGCTGCGAAAGCACAGAATAAAACCGTGGTCTTTGCTCCACTGCGCATGCCATATAAAGCGCATGACGTGAAAGAGCTAGCCGATGTTGCTATTGCTACATTTAGTTATGCGGTGAACATTATACAGCAAAGTGATAAAGAAAATCAGCACGTTACGAGCTATAGTCTTAATGCTTTGGTTGATGTAATACTTGGTAGCGCGCTCGCTGAGGGACGGTCACCTGTTTCGTTGAAATAG
- a CDS encoding mechanosensitive ion channel family protein has translation MNTTNTSGATQTSLVDTGLSALFPFVPLLVAIVLVISVLIALHYLLLAKQSHLTSEQKLPRQVGMLVLTIIGAVVIAMTLPVSESTRNQVIALIGVLISGVIAFSSTTMVGNLMAGIVLRVNRPFKVGDFIKVEGYSGRVTEMGLLDVEIQTESRELIAFANTLMVNSPVSVTRASGAIVSVDISLGYDIHHSIIEKHLLVAAENAQLLEPFVQVVGLGDFSVSYRISGLLTEVKSLLSARSRLHKAVLDALHNADIEIVSPSFMNQRPQPDGLKMIAKSPGHTKQEEASPEDVIFDKAEEAEQKEKSKETLMQTIADIDAKIAESDGENRDELKHQKATAEAQLAALVKTKNEEG, from the coding sequence GTGAATACAACAAATACATCAGGTGCTACGCAAACTTCATTAGTCGATACGGGATTAAGTGCGTTGTTCCCTTTTGTTCCGCTTCTTGTCGCTATTGTATTGGTAATAAGTGTGCTCATCGCACTGCACTACCTTCTGCTAGCCAAGCAGAGCCATCTTACTAGTGAGCAGAAGTTACCTCGCCAAGTTGGAATGTTGGTACTTACTATCATTGGCGCTGTTGTAATTGCAATGACGCTCCCTGTAAGTGAGAGTACTAGAAATCAGGTTATTGCACTTATCGGCGTACTTATATCAGGTGTGATTGCCTTTTCTTCTACCACCATGGTAGGGAATTTGATGGCGGGGATCGTACTTCGTGTAAATCGTCCGTTTAAAGTGGGTGACTTTATCAAGGTAGAAGGCTACAGCGGTCGCGTTACCGAAATGGGCTTGCTCGATGTGGAAATTCAGACTGAGAGCAGAGAGCTTATTGCCTTTGCCAATACGCTGATGGTGAATTCGCCCGTTTCTGTGACCAGAGCGTCTGGCGCAATTGTTAGTGTGGATATCAGCTTAGGTTACGATATTCATCACAGCATTATTGAAAAGCACTTACTTGTTGCAGCTGAAAATGCTCAGCTGTTAGAGCCATTTGTACAAGTAGTTGGGTTAGGCGACTTTTCAGTAAGTTATCGCATTTCAGGTCTACTAACCGAAGTAAAGAGTTTGCTGAGCGCGCGTTCAAGACTTCACAAAGCCGTACTCGACGCTTTGCATAATGCCGATATTGAAATTGTTTCTCCTAGCTTTATGAATCAACGCCCCCAACCTGACGGCTTGAAAATGATAGCTAAATCGCCTGGACACACTAAACAAGAAGAAGCATCTCCTGAAGACGTTATTTTTGACAAAGCTGAAGAGGCCGAGCAAAAAGAAAAAAGTAAAGAAACGCTGATGCAGACGATCGCCGATATTGATGCAAAAATCGCTGAGAGTGACGGCGAAAACAGAGATGAGCTTAAACATCAAAAAGCCACCGCTGAAGCTCAGCTCGCAGCTTTGGTAAAAACAAAAAATGAAGAAGGTTAG